One Danio aesculapii chromosome 22, fDanAes4.1, whole genome shotgun sequence genomic window carries:
- the LOC130216652 gene encoding gastrula zinc finger protein XlCGF57.1-like codes for MRSDDQEEHDSVKIEFIEDDSENWNDQEAFGLKHEDTEEQNELMEDNKQSEELNEVEEKHHVKPEGKHLSCSQIESKFPLKRNFTCSQCGKTFPYKASLTRHMSIHTGEKPFTCAQCGKSFTEKARLIDHLKIHTGEKPHTCDHCGKSYPSRGSLKKHMLIHEEKQHMCVYCEKSFTRKGTLNDHIKIHTGEKPYTCDQCGKSFTIKGRLNDHMKIHSGEKPHTCDQCGKSFTQKGNLHDHMKIHRGEKPHACLQCGKSFTQKGNLMEHMRIHTGEKPHTCDECGKSFTQKGSLKKHLLIHTGEKLQRSAQNENNLSDKEHPNNHIYTGEKLHPCDQCGKSFTQKANLNDHMRIHTGEKPHTCDQCGKSFTKRGNLIDHIKIHSGEKAHACDQCGKSFTLRGNLKDHMKIHTGEKAHACLQCGRSFAYKANLKDHMKIHTGEKPYTCDQCGKSFTQANNLKIHVRSHTGERPYNCDQCSKTFAGPENLKNHLKVHTQEKPHVCLCGKSFPRLTALKKHQKRHKEGSSVL; via the exons atgcgTTCAGACGATCAGGAGGAACACGATTCTGTAAAAATAGAGTTCATTGAAGATGACAGTGAGAACTGGAATGATCAAGAAGCCTTCGGACTAAAGCACGAAGACACTGAAGAACAAAACG AGCTGATGGAAGACAATAAGCAGAGTGAAGAACTCAATGAAGTGGAGGAGAAACATCACGTCAAACCTGAAGGAAAACATTTGAGTTGCTCACAGATTGAAAGtaaatttccattgaaaagaaacttCACCTGCTCTCAGTGTGGAAAAACATTCCCATACAAAGCAAGTCTGACACGTCATATGAGCATTCATACTGGAGAAAAACCTTTCACATGtgctcaatgtgggaagagtttcacagaAAAAGCACGGCTTATTGATCACctgaaaatccacactggagaaaagccgcACACATGTGATCACTGCGGGAAGAGTTACCCATCAAGAGGAAGTCTTAAAAAACACATGTTAATCCACGAAGAGAAGCAGCACATGTGTGTTTACTGTGAGAAGAGTTTCACAAGAAAAGGAACCCTTAATGATCACATAaaaatccacaccggagagaagccgtacaCATGTGATCAatgcgggaagagtttcacaaTAAAAGGACGACTTAATgatcacatgaagatccacagtGGAGAAAAGCCACACACATGTGAtcagtgcgggaagagtttcacacaGAAAGGAAACCTTCATGATCACATGAAAATCCACAGAGGAGAAAAGCCGCACGCATGCCTTCaatgtggaaagagcttcacgCAAAAGGGAAATCTTATGgagcacatgagaattcacacaggAGAGAAGCCGCACACGTGTGAtgaatgtgggaagagtttcacacagAAAGGAAGCCTTAAGAAGCATCTGCTGATCCATACTGGAGAGAAGCTGCAGAGAAGTGCTCAGAATGAGAATAATTTATCAGACAAAGAACATCCTAATAATCACATCTACACTGGAGAAAAGCTTCATCCCTGTGAtcagtgcgggaagagtttcacacaGAAAGCCAATCTTAATGaccacatgagaatccacaccgGAGAAAAGCCGCACACGTGTGATCAATGCGGGAAGAGTTTCACGAAAAGAGGAAACCTTATTGACCACATTAAAATCCACTCTGGAGAGAAAGCGCACGCATGTgatcaatgtgggaagagtttcacattAAGAGGAAACCTGAAAgatcacatgaagatccacacaggagagaaaGCACACGCATGTcttcagtgtgggaggagtttcgcATATAAAGCCAACCTTAAAGatcacatgaaaatccacactggagagaagccgtacacgtgtgatcaatgtgggaagagtttcacacagGCAAACAATCTTAAGATACATGTTCGCTCTCATACTGGAGAAAGACCGTATAACTGTGATCAGTGCAGCAAAACATTTGCTGGACCAGAAAACCTGAAGAACCACCTGAAAGTTCACACACAGGAGAAACCtcacgtgtgtttgtgtggaaagagttttccTCGACTGACTGCTTTAAAGAAACACCAGAAAAGACACAAAGAAGGTTCATCTGTGCTTTGA